Proteins encoded together in one Quercus lobata isolate SW786 chromosome 3, ValleyOak3.0 Primary Assembly, whole genome shotgun sequence window:
- the LOC115981892 gene encoding lysine-rich arabinogalactan protein 19 has translation MATMLWAFFLVGLSFTQLLANVQGQVATPSTLPTTTPAAPSTLPTATPPPTTTPAAPSNLPVATPPTTPSAPSTLPTAKPPAATTPSAATPPPATSPKSSPSPKVAPTISPTVPPPKIPPPQSPPVSTPTQPPVLPPSLPPALPPPKISPTPAKAPPVPAPAKQTPVPAPAPPPPTAAPVPAPLKAAPAPAPVPVTPVPAPVLVPSSAPAPTKHKKKRRHRHKHKHHHAPAPAPAANVTSPPAPPTLVDTEETTPAPSPNANGGHALHQQVGRSGRWMTTGLAVAILLALTGYNS, from the exons ATGGCTACAATGTTGTGGGCTTTCTTTTTAGTTGGTCTTAGTTTTACACAACTCCTTGCCAATGTACAAGGACAAGTGGCCACACCTTCTACCTTGCCAACCACAACACCAGCTGCACCATCTACTCTGCCAACCGCAACACCGCCTCCTACTACCACACCAGCGGCCCCATCCAATTTGCCAGTTGCAACACCGCCTACAACACCATCTGCGCCATCTACATTGCCAACTGCAAAACCACCTGCTGCTACCACCCCATCTGCAGCAACCCCCCCACCTGCCACATCTCCAAAATCATCTCCATCTCCTAAAGTAGCCCCAACAATAAGCCCAACCGTCCCACCCCCTAAAATTCCACCACCACAAAGTCCACCTGTCTCAACTCCAACACAGCCACCGGTATTGCCACCATCTCTACCACCAGCTTTACCACCACCAAAAATCTCTCCCACACCAGCCAAAGCACCACCAGTGCCAGCCCCTGCAAAGCAGACACCAGTACCAGCACCGGCACCACCACCACCTACAGCAGCACCTGTACCAGCACCACTGAAGGCAGCACCAGCACCAGCTCCTGTACCAGTTACACCCGTTCCAGCACCAGTCTTGGTGCCCTCATCTGCTCCAGCACCCACCAAacacaagaagaaaagaaggcacAGACATAAGCACAAGCATCATCATGCACCAGCACCAGCACCAGCAGCTAACGTAACCAGCCCCCCAGCACCTCCTACATTGGTAGACACAGAGGAAACAACTCCAGCACCATCACCAAATGCG AATGGAGGACATGCACTACATCAGCAGGTAGGAAGGTCTGGAAGGTGGATGACTACAGGATTAGCTGTTGCCATTCTGCTGGCTCTTACAGGATATAATTCCTAG